Proteins encoded in a region of the Saccharothrix ecbatanensis genome:
- a CDS encoding LacI family DNA-binding transcriptional regulator — protein MARATVRDVAKATGLSIATVSRVLNGQANVAAHTRELVLKAVAGLGAEAPRPRGAKPAGPIYVRCPYLLTDYFGLIVSTVAETLSLHHRQVLLNAGTSAQRASVLPGLAARSDIGGAILILPPEPVEELVRLRDRRFPFVVVDPRTELPRDVASVSAAHFAGARRLMAHLVELGHRRIGIIGGPGDWLASDGRLAGYAAALSDVGVLPSAELLRHVDEPTTENGYLVARDLLDLPDRPTALVAFNDKMAVGALRAAREHGLDVPRDLSVAGFDDLDLSRATRPELTTVRQPLQEMGRMAVTLLMRLLDRHELEALHVELATELVVRASTGPAPRV, from the coding sequence ATGGCCAGGGCGACGGTGCGGGACGTGGCGAAGGCGACCGGCCTGTCCATCGCGACCGTCTCCAGGGTGCTGAACGGCCAGGCCAACGTCGCCGCGCACACCCGTGAGCTGGTGCTGAAGGCCGTTGCCGGCTTGGGTGCGGAGGCGCCGAGGCCGCGTGGCGCGAAGCCGGCCGGGCCGATCTACGTGCGCTGCCCGTACCTGCTCACCGACTACTTCGGACTGATCGTGTCCACGGTCGCCGAGACGTTGTCGCTGCACCACCGGCAGGTCCTGCTGAACGCCGGCACGTCGGCGCAGCGCGCGTCCGTCCTGCCCGGCCTGGCCGCCCGGTCCGACATCGGCGGCGCGATCCTGATACTGCCGCCGGAGCCGGTCGAGGAGCTGGTCCGGTTGCGGGACCGGCGGTTCCCGTTCGTGGTGGTCGACCCGCGCACCGAGCTGCCGCGCGACGTGGCCTCGGTGTCCGCGGCGCACTTCGCGGGCGCGCGGCGGCTGATGGCGCACCTGGTGGAGCTGGGCCACCGGCGGATCGGGATCATCGGCGGACCGGGTGACTGGCTGGCGAGCGACGGCAGGCTCGCGGGGTACGCGGCGGCGTTGTCAGACGTCGGCGTGCTGCCGTCGGCGGAGCTGTTGCGGCACGTGGACGAGCCGACCACGGAGAACGGTTACCTGGTCGCGCGCGACCTGCTCGACCTGCCCGACCGGCCCACCGCGTTGGTCGCGTTCAACGACAAGATGGCGGTCGGGGCGTTGCGGGCGGCCCGCGAACACGGGCTGGACGTGCCGCGCGACCTGTCCGTCGCCGGTTTCGACGACCTCGACCTCAGCCGTGCCACGCGACCGGAACTGACCACCGTGCGGCAGCCGTTGCAGGAGATGGGCCGGATGGCCGTGACGCTGCTGATGCGGCTCCTGGACCGGCACGAGCTGGAAGCGCTGCACGTCGAGCTGGCCACGGAACTGGTGGTCAGGGCGTCCACAGGCCCTGCGCCGCGCGTCTGA
- a CDS encoding ricin-type beta-trefoil lectin domain protein, giving the protein MPSPHRRAFISTGIAVITLAAAVTASSPASAAGETVNVYLTTTSDSGGRTVTRGLAQQPSVAFGTNGGSANHTITVNEGTTYQQFEGGGASITDTTAYLLRGGPVSAATRDAVMRKLFHPVDGIGLSFVRNPIGASDLSRPGHVSLDDTCCDLNDFGANGYDTNVRLLTQQARQLNPALTVKGVPWSAPGWMKDNGRMDQMGWLKWEHYPTYAQYLVKYVQSYQAAGVPLKYISVQNEPNCCQASNPTAMNYPGMAWNPAGLVEFTKNFVYPAFRAAGITTKVLVHDWNYGDYANFGAAILGDAGVRNDPLFGGIAWHDYFGEPAVGTQVHNQYPNVKQFSTEHSGGTWVSNQHNEDMGDIVEHARNWSSSIVKWSLALNQNMGPHNGGCGTCTGLITVQEGGSRAGQVDYTIEYYTTGHLTKFVKPGAHRIDSTANGTVQNVAYRNPDGSKALIAHNGGTSSQSIRVNWGNQSFTYTLPARTSATFTWQGTPGSGGGTGGGAITGLAGKCVDIAGGSSVDGTAVQLYTCNGTSAQQWSRPGDGTLRALGKCLDIKDHGTADGAQLQLWSCAGGANQQWTYTAGRDLVNPATGKCVDVTGNTSADGTRLQIWTCTGGANQKWNVA; this is encoded by the coding sequence GTGCCCTCTCCCCACCGTCGGGCGTTCATCAGCACCGGTATAGCCGTGATCACACTCGCGGCCGCCGTCACCGCCTCGTCACCCGCCTCCGCCGCGGGCGAGACGGTCAACGTCTACCTGACCACCACGTCCGACTCGGGCGGCCGGACCGTCACCCGCGGCCTCGCCCAGCAGCCGTCCGTCGCGTTCGGCACGAACGGCGGCAGCGCGAACCACACCATCACCGTCAACGAGGGCACCACCTACCAGCAGTTCGAGGGCGGCGGCGCGTCGATCACCGACACCACCGCGTACCTGCTGCGCGGAGGTCCCGTCTCGGCCGCCACGCGGGACGCGGTGATGCGCAAGCTGTTCCACCCGGTCGACGGCATCGGCCTGTCGTTCGTGCGCAACCCGATCGGCGCGTCCGACCTGTCCCGTCCGGGCCACGTCTCGCTCGACGACACGTGCTGCGACCTGAACGACTTCGGCGCCAACGGCTACGACACGAACGTCCGCCTCCTCACCCAGCAGGCACGCCAGCTCAACCCCGCCCTCACGGTGAAGGGCGTGCCGTGGAGCGCGCCGGGCTGGATGAAGGACAACGGGCGCATGGACCAGATGGGCTGGCTGAAGTGGGAGCACTACCCCACGTACGCCCAGTACCTGGTCAAGTACGTGCAGAGCTACCAGGCGGCCGGCGTGCCGCTCAAGTACATCTCGGTGCAGAACGAACCCAACTGCTGCCAGGCCTCCAACCCGACCGCGATGAACTACCCCGGCATGGCCTGGAACCCGGCCGGGCTGGTCGAGTTCACCAAGAACTTCGTCTACCCGGCGTTCCGCGCGGCGGGCATCACCACCAAGGTGCTGGTGCACGACTGGAACTACGGCGACTACGCCAACTTCGGCGCGGCCATCCTCGGTGACGCGGGCGTTCGCAACGACCCGCTGTTCGGCGGCATCGCGTGGCACGACTACTTCGGCGAGCCGGCCGTGGGCACGCAGGTGCACAACCAGTACCCGAACGTGAAGCAGTTCAGCACCGAGCACTCCGGCGGCACGTGGGTCTCGAACCAGCACAACGAGGACATGGGCGACATCGTCGAACACGCCCGCAACTGGAGCTCCAGCATCGTGAAGTGGAGCCTGGCGCTGAACCAGAACATGGGGCCGCACAACGGCGGCTGCGGCACGTGCACCGGGCTGATCACCGTCCAGGAGGGCGGTTCGCGGGCCGGTCAGGTGGACTACACGATCGAGTACTACACCACCGGTCACCTGACGAAGTTCGTCAAGCCGGGCGCGCACCGGATCGACTCCACCGCGAACGGCACGGTGCAGAACGTCGCCTACCGCAACCCGGACGGCTCGAAGGCCCTGATCGCGCACAACGGCGGCACGTCGTCCCAGTCGATCCGGGTGAACTGGGGCAACCAGTCCTTCACCTACACGCTGCCGGCCCGCACGTCGGCGACGTTCACCTGGCAGGGCACGCCGGGCAGTGGCGGCGGCACGGGCGGTGGCGCGATCACCGGTCTGGCCGGCAAGTGCGTCGACATCGCGGGCGGCAGCAGCGTGGACGGCACGGCCGTGCAGCTGTACACGTGCAACGGCACCTCGGCGCAGCAGTGGTCGCGGCCCGGTGACGGCACGCTGCGGGCGCTGGGCAAGTGCCTCGACATCAAGGACCACGGCACCGCCGACGGCGCTCAACTCCAGCTGTGGAGCTGTGCGGGCGGGGCGAACCAGCAGTGGACCTACACGGCGGGCCGCGACCTGGTGAACCCGGCGACCGGCAAGTGCGTGGACGTCACCGGCAACACCAGCGCCGACGGCACCAGGCTCCAGATCTGGACCTGCACCGGCGGGGCGAACCAGAAGTGGAACGTGGCCTGA